In one Bacteroides intestinalis DSM 17393 genomic region, the following are encoded:
- the rplP gene encoding 50S ribosomal protein L16, whose amino-acid sequence MLQPKKTKFRRQQKGRQKGIAQRGNQLAFGSFGIKALETKWITGRQIEAARIAVTRYMQRQGQIWIRIFPDKPITRKPADVRMGKGKGAPEGFVAPVTPGRIIIEAEGVSYEIAKEALRLAAQKLPITTKFVVRRDYDIQNQNA is encoded by the coding sequence ATGTTACAACCGAAAAAGACAAAATTCAGAAGACAACAAAAAGGCCGTCAAAAAGGTATTGCCCAAAGAGGTAATCAGTTGGCTTTCGGTTCTTTTGGAATTAAGGCTTTGGAAACAAAATGGATTACAGGCCGTCAGATCGAAGCTGCTCGTATTGCAGTGACAAGATATATGCAACGTCAAGGACAAATTTGGATTCGTATTTTCCCGGATAAGCCTATTACCAGAAAACCTGCAGATGTACGTATGGGTAAAGGTAAGGGTGCTCCAGAGGGCTTTGTTGCCCCTGTTACTCCGGGAAGAATTATTATCGAAGCTGAAGGAGTATCTTATGAAATCGCAAAAGAAGCTTTGCGCTTAGCTGCACAGAAGCTTCCTATTACAACGAAGTTTGTTGTGAGACGTGATTATGATATTCAAAATCAAAATGCGTAA
- the rplN gene encoding 50S ribosomal protein L14: MIQVESRITVCDNSGAKEALCIRVLGGTGRRYASVGDVIVVSVKSVIPSSDIKKGAVSKALIVRTKKEIRRPDGSYIRFDDNACVLLNNAGEIRGSRIFGPVARELRATNMKVVSLAPEVL, translated from the coding sequence ATGATACAAGTAGAATCCAGAATTACAGTATGTGATAACAGTGGAGCAAAAGAAGCTCTCTGTATTCGCGTTTTGGGCGGTACGGGTCGTCGTTATGCTTCAGTGGGGGACGTAATTGTTGTTTCTGTAAAGAGCGTCATCCCTTCAAGTGATATTAAAAAAGGTGCAGTGTCTAAAGCTTTGATCGTACGTACTAAGAAAGAAATCCGTCGTCCCGATGGTTCTTATATACGTTTTGATGATAATGCTTGTGTGTTGTTGAACAACGCAGGCGAGATTAGAGGTAGTCGTATTTTCGGTCCGGTAGCTCGTGAACTTCGTGCTACTAACATGAAAGTTGTGTCACTCGCTCCTGAAGTACTTTAA
- the rplX gene encoding 50S ribosomal protein L24 — protein MSKLHIKKGDTVYVNAGEDKGKTGRVLKVLVDKNRAIVEGINMVSKSTKPNAKNPQGGIVKQEASIHLSNLNPVDPKTGKATRISRKVTIDENGKKTIARVSKKSGEEIK, from the coding sequence ATGAGTAAATTACATATTAAAAAAGGCGATACAGTTTACGTAAATGCTGGTGAAGACAAAGGCAAAACTGGTCGTGTGTTGAAGGTTCTTGTTGATAAAAATCGTGCAATTGTTGAAGGTATCAACATGGTGTCCAAGAGCACTAAGCCTAATGCAAAGAACCCCCAGGGTGGTATTGTGAAGCAGGAAGCTTCTATCCATTTGTCTAACTTGAATCCCGTAGATCCTAAAACGGGTAAAGCCACGCGTATCAGTCGTAAAGTAACTATTGATGAAAATGGTAAGAAGACTATTGCACGTGTTTCTAAAAAATCAGGAGAGGAGATTAAGTAA
- the rpmC gene encoding 50S ribosomal protein L29: MKIAEIKEIPTNDLVERVEAEVTNYNQMVLNHSISPLDNPAQIKQLRRTIARMKTELRQRELNNK; this comes from the coding sequence ATGAAAATAGCAGAAATTAAAGAAATACCTACCAATGATCTGGTAGAAAGAGTAGAGGCAGAAGTGACAAACTATAATCAAATGGTTTTAAATCATTCTATTTCTCCTTTGGATAATCCTGCTCAGATCAAACAATTACGCAGGACTATTGCGCGTATGAAAACAGAATTACGCCAAAGAGAACTTAACAATAAATGA
- the rpsQ gene encoding 30S ribosomal protein S17: MMSLMEARNLRKERTGVVLSNKMDKTITVAAKFKEKHPIYGKFVSKTKKYHAHDEKNECNIGDTVLIMETRPLSKTKRWRLVEIIERAK, from the coding sequence ATGATGAGCTTGATGGAAGCAAGAAATTTAAGAAAAGAAAGAACTGGGGTTGTGCTGAGCAATAAGATGGATAAAACCATTACAGTAGCAGCTAAGTTTAAAGAGAAACACCCCATATATGGTAAGTTCGTTAGCAAGACTAAGAAGTACCATGCTCATGATGAAAAAAATGAGTGCAATATCGGTGATACTGTACTTATTATGGAGACTCGTCCTTTGAGCAAGACTAAAAGATGGAGATTGGTAGAAATAATTGAAAGAGCTAAGTAA